A single genomic interval of Phocoena sinus isolate mPhoSin1 chromosome 15, mPhoSin1.pri, whole genome shotgun sequence harbors:
- the ATP5F1E gene encoding ATP synthase subunit epsilon, mitochondrial, with translation MVAYWRQAGLSYIRYSQICAKAVRDALKTEFKANTEKTSGSSIKIVKVKKE, from the exons ATGGTGGCGTACTGGCGACAGGCTGGACTCAG CTACATCCGATACTCCCAGATCTGTGCAAAAGCAGTGAGGGATGCACTGAAGACGGAATTCAAAGCAAACACCGAGAAGACTTCCGGCAGCAgcataaaaattgtgaaagtgAAAAAGGAATAA
- the TUBB1 gene encoding tubulin beta-1 chain isoform X2: MDSIRSSRLGALFQPDSFVHGNSGAGNNWAKGHYTEGAELVESVLDAVRAEAEGCDCLQGFQLVHSLGGGTGSGMGTLLLGKIREEYPDRILNSFSVMPSPKVSDTVVEPYNAVLSVHQLLQNSDACFCIDNEALYDICFRTLRLATPTYGDLNHLVSLTMSGVTTSLRFPGQLNADLRKLAVNMVPFPRLHFFMPGFAPLTAQGSQQYRALSVAELTQQMFDARNTMAACDPRRGRYLTVACIFRGRMSTKEVDAQLLAVQTRSSGCFVEWIPNNVKVAVCDIPPRGLSMAATFIGNSTAIQELFSRISEHFSAMFKRKAFVHWYTGEGMDINEFAEAESNIQDLVSEYQQLQDAEAVPEEKEEVGGEAEREPGDKGH; encoded by the exons ATGGACAGCATCCGATCCAGCCGACTGGGGGCCCTCTTCCAACCGGACAGCTTTGTCCACG GTAACTCTGGGGCCGGCAACAACTGGGCCAAGGGCCACTACACGGAGGGGGCCGAGCTGGTGGAGAGCGTGCTGGACGCGGTGCGCGCCGAGGCCGAGGGCTGCGACTGCCTGCAGGGCTTCCAGCTCGTGCACTCGCTGGGCGGGGGCACGGGCTCGGGGATGGGCACGCTGCTCCTGGGCAAGATCCGCGAGGAGTACCCCGACCGCATCCTCAACTCCTTCAGCGTGATGCCCTCGCCCAAGGTGTCGGACACGGTGGTGGAGCCCTACAACGCCGTGCTGTCCGTGCACCAGCTCCTGCAGAACTCGGACGCCTGCTTCTGCATCGACAACGAGGCCCTCTATGACATCTGCTTCCGCACCCTCCGGCTGGCCACGCCCACCTACGGCGACCTCAACCACCTGGTGTCCCTGACCATGAGCGGCGTCACCACGTCGCTGCGCTTCCCGGGCCAGCTCAACGCCGACCTGCGCAAGCTGGCCGTGAACATGGTGCCCTTCCCGCGCCTGCACTTCTTCATGCCCGGCTTCGCGCCGCTCACGGCCCAGGGCAGCCAGCAGTACCGCGCGCTCTCAGTGGCCGAGCTCACCCAGCAGATGTTCGACGCCCGCAACACCATGGCCGCCTGCGACCCCCGCCGCGGCCGCTACCTGACCGTGGCCTGCATCTTCCGGGGGAGGATGTCCACCAAGGAGGTGGACGCGCAGCTGCTCGCTGTGCAGACCAGGAGCAGTGGCTGCTTCGTGGAGTGGATACCCAACAACGTCAAGGTGGCCGTGTGCGACATCCCGCCCCGGGGGCTGAGCATGGCGGCCACCTTCATCGGCAACAGCACGGCCATCCAGGAGCTCTTCAGCAGGATTTCTGAGCACTTCTCGGCCATGTTCAAGAGGAAGGCCTTCGTGCACTGGTACACGGGCGAGGGGATGGACATCAATGAGTTTGCCGAAGCCGAGAGTAATATCCAGGATTTGGTGTCCGAGTACCAACAGCTTCAAGATGCCGAAGCAGTTccggaggagaaggaggaggtcgGGGGCGAGGCAGAAAGGGAACCAGGAGATAAGGGACATTAA
- the TUBB1 gene encoding tubulin beta-1 chain isoform X1, translated as MREIVHIQIGQCGNQIGAKFWEVIGEEHGIDWAGSYRGDSALQLERVSVYYNEAHGKKYVPRAVLVDLEPGTMDSIRSSRLGALFQPDSFVHGNSGAGNNWAKGHYTEGAELVESVLDAVRAEAEGCDCLQGFQLVHSLGGGTGSGMGTLLLGKIREEYPDRILNSFSVMPSPKVSDTVVEPYNAVLSVHQLLQNSDACFCIDNEALYDICFRTLRLATPTYGDLNHLVSLTMSGVTTSLRFPGQLNADLRKLAVNMVPFPRLHFFMPGFAPLTAQGSQQYRALSVAELTQQMFDARNTMAACDPRRGRYLTVACIFRGRMSTKEVDAQLLAVQTRSSGCFVEWIPNNVKVAVCDIPPRGLSMAATFIGNSTAIQELFSRISEHFSAMFKRKAFVHWYTGEGMDINEFAEAESNIQDLVSEYQQLQDAEAVPEEKEEVGGEAEREPGDKGH; from the exons TTCTGGGAGGTGATTGGCGAGGAGCATGGGATCGACTGGGCCGGAAGCTACCGCGGGGACAGCGCCCTGCAGCTGGAGAGGGTCAGCGTGTACTACAACGAGGCCCACG GTAAGAAATACGTGCCCCGAGCAGTCCTGGTGGACCTGGAACCTGGGACCATGGACAGCATCCGATCCAGCCGACTGGGGGCCCTCTTCCAACCGGACAGCTTTGTCCACG GTAACTCTGGGGCCGGCAACAACTGGGCCAAGGGCCACTACACGGAGGGGGCCGAGCTGGTGGAGAGCGTGCTGGACGCGGTGCGCGCCGAGGCCGAGGGCTGCGACTGCCTGCAGGGCTTCCAGCTCGTGCACTCGCTGGGCGGGGGCACGGGCTCGGGGATGGGCACGCTGCTCCTGGGCAAGATCCGCGAGGAGTACCCCGACCGCATCCTCAACTCCTTCAGCGTGATGCCCTCGCCCAAGGTGTCGGACACGGTGGTGGAGCCCTACAACGCCGTGCTGTCCGTGCACCAGCTCCTGCAGAACTCGGACGCCTGCTTCTGCATCGACAACGAGGCCCTCTATGACATCTGCTTCCGCACCCTCCGGCTGGCCACGCCCACCTACGGCGACCTCAACCACCTGGTGTCCCTGACCATGAGCGGCGTCACCACGTCGCTGCGCTTCCCGGGCCAGCTCAACGCCGACCTGCGCAAGCTGGCCGTGAACATGGTGCCCTTCCCGCGCCTGCACTTCTTCATGCCCGGCTTCGCGCCGCTCACGGCCCAGGGCAGCCAGCAGTACCGCGCGCTCTCAGTGGCCGAGCTCACCCAGCAGATGTTCGACGCCCGCAACACCATGGCCGCCTGCGACCCCCGCCGCGGCCGCTACCTGACCGTGGCCTGCATCTTCCGGGGGAGGATGTCCACCAAGGAGGTGGACGCGCAGCTGCTCGCTGTGCAGACCAGGAGCAGTGGCTGCTTCGTGGAGTGGATACCCAACAACGTCAAGGTGGCCGTGTGCGACATCCCGCCCCGGGGGCTGAGCATGGCGGCCACCTTCATCGGCAACAGCACGGCCATCCAGGAGCTCTTCAGCAGGATTTCTGAGCACTTCTCGGCCATGTTCAAGAGGAAGGCCTTCGTGCACTGGTACACGGGCGAGGGGATGGACATCAATGAGTTTGCCGAAGCCGAGAGTAATATCCAGGATTTGGTGTCCGAGTACCAACAGCTTCAAGATGCCGAAGCAGTTccggaggagaaggaggaggtcgGGGGCGAGGCAGAAAGGGAACCAGGAGATAAGGGACATTAA